The Mangrovivirga cuniculi genomic sequence CTGAAAGTGAAAATCTGGTGATGATCTCAAGGCTGGATTATGATAGCTCTTCAGGAATATTTAATGTAATTACTCCCCCTGAATCCTTTCTCGAGCATGGAACTCTTTCGTATGCCAACCTGATCTCACCGGCCGGGAGCCAGGAACAATTAAAAACATGTCGTTCTTTTTCTCCTGCTGAACCAACAACTATGGATTCGATGAATGCATTTAGTGTTGCTTTAGCAATGAAATATTCACCAGAGAAAACATCGGCTTTTCTTGAAAGAAAAAATCCTTATGAGCTGATTAATTTCCGGAGAAATATCTTTGACCCTTATGGGTACAGTGTTTTCCATGGAAGATACCTATCTGTCGATCCATTTCAGATACTTGAAGAAAATTTTGAACCGGAAATAATTAAAGACAGGATAGTAATACTCGGTTACTTGGGTGAAAATATACTGGACCCGAGCTGGGAAGATAAATATATCACTCCGTTGAATGTTAATTATGCCGGCAGGACCAATCCCGATATGTTCGGAGCCGTTATTCATGCTAATATAATCAGTATGATACTGGATGAGGATTACATTAATGAAATGGGGCCGGCGCAATCACTTATCTGGGCTATTTTACTTTGTCTGTTAAATGTGGCATGCTTTATGATAGTATACTATCGTCTGCCTGATTGGTATGACGGCATTACGAAATTAATCCAGTTGGTCGAGGTGATTTTTTTGTTTTTCGTAATTATTTACGTTTTTGCGGTTTATAACTATAAGATGCATTTGGAATTAGCTATAATCGCAATTGCTTTATCGGGAGATATGCTCGAAATATATAATGGAGTTATTAAAAATATAAGTACAAAGATTAAAAGAAAGATCAAACCAAAACTATCATGGTCAGAGTAATAATTTTTTTATTCACTGTTGGACTAACCCTTAATTTAACAGCACAAAGTAATAGCTTTAGAGTATTAGCTGTAAGTGGAGCTAACCAGTATTCAGAAAGTGGTTCTGCATGGAAGCCTTTGAAAGTAGGAGTTAAACTTTCGGGAGATTCCAAAATTAAAACCGCAAACGGGTCTTATGTTGGACTTATCCACCAGACCGGTAAAACATTTGAGATCAAAAAAGCCGGGGTTTATGACCTAAAGGCGATCAATGACAAAGCAGTCGCTTCAGCAGGCAGCACAGAATTGAGTGATAAATATGCTGAATTTGTCGTTAATAAGCTTTCAGAATCAGAAAACGAAGACATCAATAAAAATAAGGAACGGTATATGAATGTTACCGGGGCGGTGAAGCGCGCAGATGATGAGATCCTTGTGTTGATGCCTGAATTGAGTGAAGCGTATGGACCGGAAGTGAATATCACCTGGACAAGCATGCCTGATATCAATAATCCGAATTACCTTGTGGAGGTAAAAAACATCTATAACGAAGTTTTAAAGAAAGAAGCAGTCCAGGATACCAGTTATACATTAAGTTTTGACGAAGCTCCTTTTAACGAATCAAAAATGTTATTGATTTCAGTTACAGTTGATGGACGTCCGATGGTTACATCAAACAAGGTAGGAATCAAGAAACTTGAAGAAGATAAAAGAAAAGAGATCGAAGAAGAGCTGAATAAATTGAAATCAACACTTAGTGAGGATAATGCACTGGACATGTTGATCCTTGGAACTTTCTTTGAGGAGCACGGACTGAGAGTTGATGCATTAAGTGCCTATCATAAAGCGGTAGAATTAGCTCCGGATGTAGAGGTATTCAGAAATACCTATTTAATGTATGCTGCGAGCGCAGAGTAAAACGAGATATTAATAATTTAAAATAATGGCCTTCAGATTATTTCTGGAGGCTTTTTTTGTCTGAACTAAGATGGGTAGGATAGGAGGATGATAGGATGTCGGTTAATGATGTAGTTTTCTTTATTTAAGAAATAGTAGTATCCAAATTAAAAAGCTGCCTCATCGCCCTTGTTTAGCGAAGCGTAACGAGGGTGTGGGAGAACAGCGTTTGTAACGCTGGATTTGCTGTTTCAAATTATTTGGTCCACATCGTAAATAAAAACTGCTACATTGCTTGCCTGTGTCTCCACAGGCAAGGTGAAATATGTTATACATTTCAAGTGGAGACACTTGAAATCAGAGGCTGGGTTGTAGTAGTTGACCGATGTTTTCAATTCGAATTTAATTTTAATTTCAAAGCTGGATTACAAATTAAGGTATAGGACTTCGGAACTTTGGTAAAACTTTGTGTCAAGGCACAAGCGGATGCTTGCGCCAGCGGTTGACAGGAACCATGGCATGGTGGCAAGGATATAATAATTACATCCCAATCATAACAAATGGTGCCCAGTATTTTGGTTGGGAGTAGTTGGCTTTTACTTCTTTCTTCGCTGCGTAAAAGGCTTCTCTCTTGTCTTTGCCTTCTAACATCTGCTTGTAAAAGGTGATCATGAACTCACTGGTTACTTTGTCGTCTACTTTAAAAAGACTCATTACCAGTGTTTCTGCTCCAGCTACTAAAAAAGCTCGCTGTAATCCATAAACTCCCTCGCCAACTTTGATATCTCCACCTGCTGTTTCACAGGCACTCAATACTACCAGATCAGTATTGTCAAGGTCCATATTCATCGCTTCAAAAGCGGTTAACACGCCATTATCCGCATTGTAATTTGCCGGATGTTCGGCTAATAAATCTCCTGCACCGGTAAGCAGCAATCCACTACGCAAAAGAGGGTTGTATAAAGGATTTTGCAGGTCAGGTCCCTGGTCCGTTCCTTCATTGAAGAAGCCATGGGTCGCCACGTGAAATACCTTCGGGTTTTTGATTTCTTTAATTCGTTCTTCACTTGCCTCTATACCTGTCAGGGTATTGGTCGTCCAGCCTTTTGATGAAAGTAATGAATTGAGTTCTTCAGCTTCTTTCTTCGTTCCAGGCAATGCTTTTATCGTTTTTTTTCGCACATCATTGCTTGTATAAAACAATGGTGAACCGATGATTTCTGCTTTGTTATTTTTGTTCTCAATCTCACTATTATTTCTTTTCTGGTAGATTTCTTTGGTATTACTTACCAGTATAATGTTGGACTCATCAAACACATAGCTACCGTTATCATCACTTAAACTTTCCAGGTTGATCTGGTTATAGACACCATCTGGTGAAAAGTAGATTTTTGAAGCATCTGTGATCTGATTAGCAACTGACTTCCAGTATAGATCGTACGATTCATTATCTTCAATACCGAAATAGATTGAATTCTTATATAGAGCATGGCCTTTCGATTCCATGTAATTACCTCTTGATAAGTTCACCCGTTTGATCTCTTTATCATTTAGGATGTAGCTGACATAGATCACGCTGTCACTGAAATACTGATCAAAAGTTCTGATTCGAACCATCTCAATAGCTGTTTCATTGTCATCGAGACTCTTTTGTACGTCATTGGAGGTGATTTTATTACGATCTTCTTCTTGCAGGAATAATACTGACTTACTGGTAAGTTGCTTTTCAAGCTTTTCTGTTTGTCTGGAAAGATCATTAATATCAATGCCGAGTTCTGTTTGTCTTTCGGCACTCATTGATACTGCCTGTGCCATCAATTCTTTAGACATACGCCAGGTTTCAAACATGTCGATCAGTTCTTCATCTCCGGAATTTAAAATTCGGTTTCTCAACTTAAGCCCTGAGTTAAGTAGAATGGCTTTAGTAACTAATGCGTAATCATACGCCTGCTCCAGTTCCTTATCTTTTGGATCATCCTTTTTGCTGATCAGGAAGTGATAGAATTCAAAATCATCTCGAATTGTATTCCAGTATTGTGTCTTGGCTCTCTCAGAAAGGGCGGGGAAGTAATCGGTGAGATAATTCAGGTGATTATCCAGAGCTTCCTGGAGATATGATTCAGCTCGTTTAGTATTGCCCTGCATATATTCTGATCTGGCAAGCTTAGCTGTGTTTTTCACATATTCAGGATGCTTTTCATTAAAGATCTTGCGGAGAGTCTTTCTCGCATCCTCATAGTAGTCTTCCGATTTAGAATATTCCTTTTTACTGTAATGCCAGTCACCTTTAAGGGAAAGAATTGACGCCAGGTTCACGTTGTTTCTTCTTCCGATTTTATCTTCATAAACATCTTCGGCATGGTTGAGAAGCCTCATCGCTTCCTGATATCTTTTCTTTTTGATATAATAGACTGCCTGGTCTTTTGATACGGAAGCAAACTCAGGGTTCTTCGTTCCTAATTTTGAGCCGAGAGTAGCTATTGCTTTCTTAAAAAGCATCTCAATTTCTTCTTCATTCTTATTCTGGTAATTCAGTAGTAAGGCCAGGTAAGCCTGAGAAGATGCTACATCTATATGTTCCTCTCCAAAATACTTTATCTGTGTTTCCAGCACTTCACGAGTTAACTCTTCCGCGCTTTCATAATCTCCAATAGCAGTACTTAGTTTGGCCAGTATTTTTGCTGGCTGAATCGCTTTAGAAGTGTTTTCTCCATAGAAAGATAGTGCAATGTTTCTGGCCCTTGAAGCAAATATTTCTGCGGTTGAATAATCACCATATATAAACTCCAGTTCTGCTTTTTGGGTATTGGGAACGATCATTTTAAAGTGATCTTCACCATATTTTGCTCTGGTATCAGCGAGCTGAGTGTGGATAATTTCCAATGCCTCGTCGTATTCACCGATAGCCAGATAGATCTTTGCTTTTTCGGCTTCCGTGCTAAAGCTTTTAAATTTCGACTGCATTATTATGTCAGCTTTTCTGATCAGCTTATCTACATCTTCGATAAGTTCTTCAGCTTCGTCATATTCGGCTTCGATGGTTTTTAAATTGGCTTTTGTTAAAAGAGCTTTTGGATAGTAGATACCGTATTCTGTATCTTTTTTATTTTCTTCCAGGATCTCTAATGCTTTATTGAGGTTCCATCGGGCCTGGCCATAGTCTGCTAATTTAACTTGCAGTGAAGCCATGTATTCCAGTTGAACTGCTCTTGCAGGATCATCTTCAACGCCTCTGAATTTTTTGTCAGTAGCATCTTTGGCTTCTTCCAAAGTTTGTATGGCCTTTTGATGTTCATCAGCTACCTCGTAATATGTGGCGAGGTGATTCAGTAAATTTAGAACTTTAGTATGCTGATTGGTCGATTGATCTTTTAGTATCTTTTCATAGCTATTTTCATAAATCTCCCCTGCTAATTTAATTTTTGCAGTAAAATCAACATAAAAATTTGCCAGGTCGATTTTAGACCAGTGATATTCTACAGAATTTTCTCCGTAAATGTTCTTTTTAAGCTCAAGAGCCTCGTTAAGATAACTCTCTACATTTTGGGTGCTTTCTTTTAAAATGGCAACCTCAGCAAGAGAATAATACCAGTTTAACTTTCCGGGATAATTCTCCGGTAATGAATTCGAGCTTAGGATGATATTCAGGGTGTTTTCAACTGAAGAAAGTTCAGAGTCTGTTAATTTTCTTCCAGTGTTTAGTGCCTGGTGATGCAGGTTATAAATTGAAGACTCATCATATGACCGGGCCTCTCTTTCGTATCGGCTTTCATATTTCCGGTAGCCGCCCTCGTCACCTCTGTATAAATATGCAAGTGCCAGTTCCCTTAGGATATGCATTTTCAGAAAGTGACTGTCTTCAGCTCCTTTGAACTCATGATAGGCGTCGATAAGTTCTTCAGGAACATCAAAGCTGCCATTTTCATTAGCAATCATCCCTGTAAAAAATTTGTTTTCGGCATACCCCTGAGTATCGTCTCCCTTTTTGCCTCTGATAAAAGTAGCGGTAGAGGTCAGGTGTGAAAAAGCTTTCTGAATTTCTCCGTATCTCGCTAATGCCAGACCATAATAGTTATTCCAGGATGAATAATGGTTAATAACTGTTGTTAGATTTTCTGATTTTGAGGATTGAGCTTTAAAAAGACGTTGTCCAAAAAATTCATTGTAGTCATTAAACAGATCGAATACTTCATTGTACTGACCTTTTTTAGTGAGATTTTTTATTTTAATAAGCCGGTAGAGAGAAAGGTAGCTACCTGTACGTTGAAGGTTATTTTCAGTTATTCTTTTTTCTGCCAGGTTCAGAAGACTATCTGATAACAGGATATCTCCATAGTCGGAAAAAACCTCAGCTGATTCGAGGATATAGTAGGGTCCTTTTGGGTCATCGTTCTTATAGAGAACATTGATCAATTCGGTAAGCTTTGTAAAGTCCTTAATTAATTCTTTAGGCTGGCCTGTGTAAAAATTGAGTTTGAGTTTATAGAGTTGATGATCAACTAAGTACGGATTGTTTGTGTCGTATTTCTTTTCAGATTTTTTCAGCAGTTTCTCATTGAATTTTTGAGCCTTATCATAATCACCTTCAACGATTTCGTCATTGATTTTCGAAATGTATTTGTCAAGCTTCGAGTTTTGAGCTTCTGAATTAAAAAAGACAAATGTTGAAAGAGTAAGCAGAATTAAAAAATATCGCATAACTGAAAAAAATCTAATACACCGAATTCAAAAATAACAAAAAATATTGTTAATGAGATTAAAATCAGGGAGTTGTTGGGTTATAAAAGTCTCGTTATGTGTGATTACCGGATTACAAATCCGTGGATAAGGCTTCGGAATTACAAATTCCGAAGAGCGTTAATGATGTAGCTATAGTTAAAAAGGCAGCTTCATTTTGTAAGGTTGAATCATTAGAGAAAGCTGCTGTTCGACATTTGCAATGTCGAACTGTTATCATAGGATTTGTAATCCGAATTAATAGCTTAATATTTTAAACGTTTATTTTTAAGCAAAGAAAGTCCCAGTCTTTAAATTTGAGTCAATTTCAAACCACTTCATAGGATTTTATTTGATAATTATGGGGTATAGCTATGTTATTAAAGATCAAGGAGCTGTTCATTTTGTGACTTTTACAGTGCATCAATGGATAAATGTTTTTACAAAAAGTGAGTATGTGAAAATATTGATCGATAGCCTTAAGCATTGTCAAAAAGCAAAGGGACTAGAAATATATTCCTGGGTAATTATGAGTAATCATTGTCATTTTATTTTAAAAGCGCAAAATGAAGATTTGAGCGATATAATTCGCGACTTCAAAAAATTTACAGCTAAAAGAATTTATTCAGCGATTAAAGGTAATATGAATGAGAAAAGGCGAGATTGGCTACTATCTGCTTTGAACTATAAGGGGAACATATGGTTTTGGCAAAGAGGTTATCATGGTGAGGAGATCACGACTGACAATTTCTATGATGTGAAAGCCAACTATATTCATATGAATCCAGTTAAAGCGGGGATCGTTGAAAAGGAGGAAGATTATTTATTAAGTAGTGCTGGTGATTTTTATGGAATTCGTAAAGGTCCTATAAAATTAGATTATTTTTAATATCGTTCATGATTACAAATCCAGAGATAGGGCTTCGGAATTACAAATTCCAAAGAGCGTTATTGATGTAGCTATAATTAAAAAGGCAGCTTCATTTTGTATAGTTGAATCACTAGAGAAAGCTGCTGTTCGACATTTGCAATGTCGAACTGTTATCATAGGATTTGTAATCCGAATTAAACTAAAAAAAGCGAGAACCTTTATCCTCGCTTTTCATTTATAATTCTCAAAATACGTTCTATTCTTCCAGGTATTTTTTCATAATTTTTACTGCTGCATCAGGAATTACCGTTCCTGGTCCGAAGACTGCCGAAACGCCTGAGTCGAATAAAAATTGATAATCCTGCTGAGGAATTACTCCACCGGCGATGACCATGATATCATCTCTTTCGATCTTTTGAAGTTCATTGATCAAATCAGGAATAAGAGTCTTATGACCACCGGCCAAACTACTCGCACCGATAAAATGCACATCATTTTCTGCCGCCTGTTTTGCAGCTTCTTCCGGTGTCTGGAATAAAGGTCCGATATCCACATCAAATCCGATGTCGGCAAAGGCAGAAGCAATTACTTTGGCACCTCTGTCGTGTCCGTCCTGACCCATTTTTGCAATCATGATCCTTGGTCTGCGTCCTTCAGCTTCAGCGAATTCATCAGACATTTTAACTGCATTATTAAACGCTTCATTTTCTTTAGATTCGCCACCGTATACTCCGGATACAGATTGACTTTCAGCTTTATGTCTTCCAAATACTTTTTCCATGGCATAAGATATTTCTCCTAAAGAAGCTCTCTTTTCTGCAGCGGTGACAGCCAGCTCCAGTAAATTTCCTTCACCGCTCTCAGCTGCTTTGGTGATTGCATCCATTGCTTCCTGAACTTCTTCATCATTTCTATTATTTCGAAGCTCATCGAGACGATCTAACTGAGATTTCATCACCGCAGAATTATCGATCTCAAGTATTTCAAGCTCAGTTTCTTCTTCAGAAACATATTTATTAACACCAACGATTACTTCTTTCCCTGTATCAATACCGGCTTGTTTTCTGGCCGCCGCTTCTTCAATTCTCATTTTTGGCAGTCCGGTCTCAATAGCTTTTGCCATACCGCCCAGTTCTTCAATCTCTTCGATATGCTTCCAGGCTTTGTCAATAAGTTCCTTAGTCAGCTTTTCAACATAATAAGAACCAGCCCATGGATCAACAAAGTTCGTGATACCCGTTTCTTCCTGAAGAACGAGCTGAGTATTTCTTGCTATTCGAGCACTAAAATCGGTAGGCAGAGCAATCGCCTCATCCAGTGCATTAGTATGGAGTGACTGAGTATGTCCCAATGCTGCCGCCATTGCCTCGATACAAGTTCTGGCCACATTATTATAAGGATCCTGTTCCGTTAAGCTCCATCCGCTGGTCTGGCTATGGGTTCTTAAAGCCATCGATTTCGGATTCTTTGGGTTGAATTGTTTAACAATCGATGCCCAAAGAATTCTGGCTGCCCTCATTTTGGCTACTTCCATGAAATGGTTCATCCCAATTCCCCAGAAGAAACTTAGTCTTGGTGCAAACTTATCAATGTCCATTCCGGCTTTGAGGCCTGTACGGATATATTCAAGACCATCAGCCAGAGTATAAGCTAATTCGATATCTGCAGTAGCTCCTGCTTCCTGCATATGATAACCGCTAATACTGATCGAGTTAAACTTCGGCATATTCTTAGAAGTATATTCGAAAATATCAGCGATGATCCGCATCGATGGTTCGGGAGGATAAATGTAGGTGTTTCGAACCATGAACTCCTTCAGGATGTCATTCTGGATTGTCCCTGTTAATTTTTCAGGAGATACACCCTGCTCTTTTGCGGTAGCGATATAAAATGCCATGATGGGAATAACCGCCCCGTTCATCGTCATTGAAACTGACATTTTATCGAGTGGAATCTGGTCGAACAGCACTTTCATATCAAGTACCGAATCGATTGCTACACCGGCTTTACCTACATCTCCTTTTACCCTCGGATGATCAGAGTCATATCCTCTGTGCGTTGCCAGGTCAAATGCTACAGACAAACCACGCTGACCTGCAGCGAGGTTTCTTCTGTAAAACGCATTGGATTCTTCTGCTGTACTAAATCCGGCATATTGCCTAATTGTCCATGGCCTGGTGACGTACATGGAGCTGTAAGGTCCTCTTAAATAAGGAGGTTTACCCGCTCCGTAATGTAGGTGATTAATGTCGTCAAGATCATTTTTTCCATATACGGATTTGATCTTTATCTGTTCTCCGGATAACCAGGGCTCGTGTCCATTGGAATCCTGGGTATATAATTTTTTTGTTTCTCTTATATCCGTTTTAGTGAAATCAGGTCTCATGCTTCAGTTTCTTTTTCAGTTGAAATTACACCCAGCTTCTTCTGCATATGAGTCAAAAGATCGATCGTGTTTGTCTTTTGGTTAATAAAAAAGTCAATTGCATCACAACTCTTTAACTTGTCGTAATCAGTTGGCTTTCCCAAAACACTAAGAATCTGTTCTTCTGATTTTTCATTAAGCTTGTAGTCATCAAAAAGTTTTATCTCTTCGTCTACAAGAGCATCATTATCCGCACAAAAAGCAATTATCGCTTTTGGAAACTTATGGGCATATTCTAACTGCTCATCTAATGATTTATTTACCATAGAATCCTCGATTCGGAATCCTGCAGATCCAAAAAATAAGCCTGCATATTCTTTTCGAGCACGGGCTACGGCAGTATTATTAAGCAACACCGGGATCACCATTGGCCTGTAGTCTTGCCCAAGTCTTTTAACAAATGCCTCGGTTCTCAAGCGCAACTGGTTAAACTCAGTCATTGAAGAAATAGGAGTGAGGGCTTTATCGATTTCCGGATTACCATTAAAATCATGGTTGATCGCATCCGGATCGATGATCTCAGCCGACATTTGGAATTTAGTCGTTCCGATATAATCTTCTTTATGTGCAGCAAGGTCACTGATCTTTCTTAACCTCACTTCATTGATCTCCTGCTGAAC encodes the following:
- a CDS encoding CHAT domain-containing protein: MRYFLILLTLSTFVFFNSEAQNSKLDKYISKINDEIVEGDYDKAQKFNEKLLKKSEKKYDTNNPYLVDHQLYKLKLNFYTGQPKELIKDFTKLTELINVLYKNDDPKGPYYILESAEVFSDYGDILLSDSLLNLAEKRITENNLQRTGSYLSLYRLIKIKNLTKKGQYNEVFDLFNDYNEFFGQRLFKAQSSKSENLTTVINHYSSWNNYYGLALARYGEIQKAFSHLTSTATFIRGKKGDDTQGYAENKFFTGMIANENGSFDVPEELIDAYHEFKGAEDSHFLKMHILRELALAYLYRGDEGGYRKYESRYEREARSYDESSIYNLHHQALNTGRKLTDSELSSVENTLNIILSSNSLPENYPGKLNWYYSLAEVAILKESTQNVESYLNEALELKKNIYGENSVEYHWSKIDLANFYVDFTAKIKLAGEIYENSYEKILKDQSTNQHTKVLNLLNHLATYYEVADEHQKAIQTLEEAKDATDKKFRGVEDDPARAVQLEYMASLQVKLADYGQARWNLNKALEILEENKKDTEYGIYYPKALLTKANLKTIEAEYDEAEELIEDVDKLIRKADIIMQSKFKSFSTEAEKAKIYLAIGEYDEALEIIHTQLADTRAKYGEDHFKMIVPNTQKAELEFIYGDYSTAEIFASRARNIALSFYGENTSKAIQPAKILAKLSTAIGDYESAEELTREVLETQIKYFGEEHIDVASSQAYLALLLNYQNKNEEEIEMLFKKAIATLGSKLGTKNPEFASVSKDQAVYYIKKKRYQEAMRLLNHAEDVYEDKIGRRNNVNLASILSLKGDWHYSKKEYSKSEDYYEDARKTLRKIFNEKHPEYVKNTAKLARSEYMQGNTKRAESYLQEALDNHLNYLTDYFPALSERAKTQYWNTIRDDFEFYHFLISKKDDPKDKELEQAYDYALVTKAILLNSGLKLRNRILNSGDEELIDMFETWRMSKELMAQAVSMSAERQTELGIDINDLSRQTEKLEKQLTSKSVLFLQEEDRNKITSNDVQKSLDDNETAIEMVRIRTFDQYFSDSVIYVSYILNDKEIKRVNLSRGNYMESKGHALYKNSIYFGIEDNESYDLYWKSVANQITDASKIYFSPDGVYNQINLESLSDDNGSYVFDESNIILVSNTKEIYQKRNNSEIENKNNKAEIIGSPLFYTSNDVRKKTIKALPGTKKEAEELNSLLSSKGWTTNTLTGIEASEERIKEIKNPKVFHVATHGFFNEGTDQGPDLQNPLYNPLLRSGLLLTGAGDLLAEHPANYNADNGVLTAFEAMNMDLDNTDLVVLSACETAGGDIKVGEGVYGLQRAFLVAGAETLVMSLFKVDDKVTSEFMITFYKQMLEGKDKREAFYAAKKEVKANYSQPKYWAPFVMIGM
- the scpA gene encoding methylmalonyl-CoA mutase, whose product is MRPDFTKTDIRETKKLYTQDSNGHEPWLSGEQIKIKSVYGKNDLDDINHLHYGAGKPPYLRGPYSSMYVTRPWTIRQYAGFSTAEESNAFYRRNLAAGQRGLSVAFDLATHRGYDSDHPRVKGDVGKAGVAIDSVLDMKVLFDQIPLDKMSVSMTMNGAVIPIMAFYIATAKEQGVSPEKLTGTIQNDILKEFMVRNTYIYPPEPSMRIIADIFEYTSKNMPKFNSISISGYHMQEAGATADIELAYTLADGLEYIRTGLKAGMDIDKFAPRLSFFWGIGMNHFMEVAKMRAARILWASIVKQFNPKNPKSMALRTHSQTSGWSLTEQDPYNNVARTCIEAMAAALGHTQSLHTNALDEAIALPTDFSARIARNTQLVLQEETGITNFVDPWAGSYYVEKLTKELIDKAWKHIEEIEELGGMAKAIETGLPKMRIEEAAARKQAGIDTGKEVIVGVNKYVSEEETELEILEIDNSAVMKSQLDRLDELRNNRNDEEVQEAMDAITKAAESGEGNLLELAVTAAEKRASLGEISYAMEKVFGRHKAESQSVSGVYGGESKENEAFNNAVKMSDEFAEAEGRRPRIMIAKMGQDGHDRGAKVIASAFADIGFDVDIGPLFQTPEEAAKQAAENDVHFIGASSLAGGHKTLIPDLINELQKIERDDIMVIAGGVIPQQDYQFLFDSGVSAVFGPGTVIPDAAVKIMKKYLEE
- a CDS encoding REP-associated tyrosine transposase; its protein translation is MGYSYVIKDQGAVHFVTFTVHQWINVFTKSEYVKILIDSLKHCQKAKGLEIYSWVIMSNHCHFILKAQNEDLSDIIRDFKKFTAKRIYSAIKGNMNEKRRDWLLSALNYKGNIWFWQRGYHGEEITTDNFYDVKANYIHMNPVKAGIVEKEEDYLLSSAGDFYGIRKGPIKLDYF
- a CDS encoding CHASE2 domain-containing protein — its product is MNSLDFLDPVGEALADFDFTDIAFIEFRDEPTDDERITLVNIGQLNRAGIARQLEIINKYDPKVIGVDIEFDGAKDSISDLMLKFAMAESENLVMISRLDYDSSSGIFNVITPPESFLEHGTLSYANLISPAGSQEQLKTCRSFSPAEPTTMDSMNAFSVALAMKYSPEKTSAFLERKNPYELINFRRNIFDPYGYSVFHGRYLSVDPFQILEENFEPEIIKDRIVILGYLGENILDPSWEDKYITPLNVNYAGRTNPDMFGAVIHANIISMILDEDYINEMGPAQSLIWAILLCLLNVACFMIVYYRLPDWYDGITKLIQLVEVIFLFFVIIYVFAVYNYKMHLELAIIAIALSGDMLEIYNGVIKNISTKIKRKIKPKLSWSE